A window from Gemmatimonadaceae bacterium encodes these proteins:
- a CDS encoding M28 family peptidase: MVLRAFRAAALAAALMPIVASGQRPAALPLKLEPRPTVGAITREDLMTRLYQIADDSMGGRPTGSEGHVKVTAYIAAEAKRLGLLPGGDDGSYFQSLPVVSRGFVAGGSIRVAGKRFALGSDFGGLVLPGRTPAASAGGSIVVGGVMGDTTTWISAEEAAGKIVLLKASPRVVTMYPRGFYPPVSSRFAGAAAVLMGGWDAMPSTLQAATMRRAISRVDDQPTRAMPLALIISDAMAKTLMAAEGQHIAMDVAYEQAAAPARNVVAILPGSDPRLRGQYVALGAHSDHDPLTAWPVDHDSLRAANAKRSGTSPTLLPRGTYPARQDSIKNGADDDGTGTVALLEIAEAMATAPVKPRRSTLFVWHVAEELGLWGAEHFTSHPTVPLDSVVAQLNMDMIGRGGVGDIENGGPQFLLLVGSRRLSKELGDVLESVNAARDFSFKFDYSWDADGHPQRIYCRSDHALYARQGIPVTFFFTGLHLDYHQVTDEPQYIDYDKLYHVAGLVLDAARELGNRDQRPRLDGPKPSPNAACRQ; the protein is encoded by the coding sequence ATGGTCCTGCGAGCCTTCCGGGCGGCGGCCCTTGCCGCGGCCCTGATGCCCATTGTCGCGTCCGGCCAGCGGCCGGCAGCGCTGCCGCTCAAGCTCGAGCCGCGCCCCACCGTGGGCGCGATCACGCGCGAAGACCTGATGACGCGCCTGTACCAGATCGCGGACGACTCGATGGGTGGGCGCCCCACTGGCTCAGAGGGCCACGTGAAGGTCACGGCGTATATCGCAGCCGAGGCCAAGCGCCTCGGCCTGCTGCCGGGCGGCGATGACGGGAGCTATTTCCAATCGCTGCCCGTGGTCTCGCGCGGCTTCGTGGCCGGGGGCTCGATCCGCGTGGCGGGCAAGCGTTTCGCGCTCGGCAGCGACTTCGGTGGCCTCGTGCTGCCGGGGCGCACGCCGGCCGCCAGTGCGGGCGGCAGCATCGTCGTGGGTGGCGTGATGGGCGATACCACGACCTGGATCAGCGCCGAGGAGGCCGCCGGGAAGATCGTGCTACTGAAGGCCAGCCCGCGGGTGGTGACGATGTACCCGCGCGGCTTCTATCCGCCCGTCAGCTCACGCTTCGCGGGCGCCGCCGCCGTGCTGATGGGCGGCTGGGACGCGATGCCAAGCACGCTGCAGGCCGCAACCATGCGACGCGCCATCTCACGCGTGGACGACCAGCCGACGCGTGCGATGCCGCTGGCCCTCATCATCTCCGATGCGATGGCCAAGACGCTGATGGCCGCGGAGGGCCAGCACATCGCGATGGACGTCGCGTACGAACAGGCCGCGGCGCCGGCCCGCAACGTGGTCGCCATCCTGCCCGGCAGCGACCCGCGCCTGCGCGGGCAGTACGTCGCGCTCGGCGCCCACAGCGACCACGACCCGCTGACGGCATGGCCCGTCGACCACGACTCGCTGCGCGCGGCGAACGCCAAGCGCTCGGGCACGTCGCCGACGCTGCTGCCACGGGGCACGTACCCCGCCCGACAGGACTCCATCAAGAACGGCGCGGACGACGACGGCACGGGCACGGTCGCGCTGCTGGAGATCGCCGAGGCGATGGCCACGGCGCCGGTGAAGCCGCGGCGCTCGACACTGTTTGTCTGGCACGTTGCGGAGGAGCTGGGCCTCTGGGGCGCCGAGCACTTCACCTCGCACCCCACGGTGCCACTGGACAGCGTGGTCGCCCAGCTCAACATGGATATGATCGGCCGCGGCGGCGTCGGCGACATCGAGAACGGTGGACCGCAGTTCCTGCTGCTCGTCGGCTCGCGCCGGCTCTCGAAGGAGCTCGGCGATGTGCTCGAGTCGGTCAACGCGGCGCGCGACTTCTCGTTCAAGTTCGACTACAGCTGGGACGCCGACGGGCACCCGCAGCGCATCTACTGCCGCTCGGACCACGCGCTGTACGCGCGGCAGGGCATCCCGGTGACGTTCTTCTTCACCGGCCTGCACCTCGACTACCACCAGGTCACGGACGAGCCGCAGTACATCGACTACGACAAGCTCTACCACGTGGCCGGCCTGGTGCTCGACGCGGCGCGCGAGCTGGGGAACCGCGATCAGCGGCCGCGGTTGGACGGGCCGAAGCCCTCACCCAACGCGGCCTGTCGGCAGTAG
- a CDS encoding nitroreductase family protein — protein MQTIPLDQYRRLPEVDMLARAREFSDELRRRRTVRDFSDEPVPRSILEPCLMAAGSAPNGANLQPWHFVAVSDPEVKREIREAAEEEERAFYSGRATTDWLEDLAHLGTDEHKPFLQRAPWLIAIFAQRWRAQEDGSRRVNYYVPESVGIATGFLIAALHHAGLATLTHTPSPMNFLNRILERPASEKPFLLLVVGYPAANARVPQITKKTLDEIATFR, from the coding sequence ATGCAGACCATCCCGCTCGACCAGTACCGCCGACTGCCCGAAGTGGACATGCTCGCGCGCGCGCGCGAGTTCTCCGACGAACTGCGCCGCCGCCGCACGGTGCGGGACTTCTCCGACGAGCCCGTGCCGCGCAGTATCCTCGAGCCTTGCCTGATGGCCGCCGGCAGCGCGCCCAACGGGGCCAATCTGCAGCCCTGGCACTTCGTCGCCGTCTCCGATCCGGAGGTCAAGCGCGAGATCCGCGAGGCCGCGGAGGAGGAGGAGCGCGCCTTTTACAGCGGTCGTGCCACCACGGACTGGCTGGAGGACCTCGCCCATCTCGGGACCGACGAGCACAAGCCCTTCCTGCAGCGGGCGCCGTGGCTGATCGCCATCTTCGCCCAGCGCTGGCGGGCGCAGGAGGACGGCTCGCGCCGCGTGAACTACTACGTGCCGGAGTCGGTGGGCATTGCGACAGGATTTCTGATTGCGGCGCTGCATCACGCCGGCTTGGCGACGCTCACGCACACGCCGAGCCCGATGAACTTCCTGAACCGCATCCTCGAACGGCCGGCGTCGGAGAAGCCGTTCCTATTGCTGGTGGTCGGCTATCCGGCGGCGAATGCGCGGGTGCCGCAGATCACGAAGAAGACGCTGGACGAGATCGCGACGTTCCGCTGA
- the bshB1 gene encoding bacillithiol biosynthesis deacetylase BshB1 produces the protein MTQAVDVLAIAAHRDDVELTCGGTLALHAGRGVRTGIIDLTAGEMGTRGSAALRGEEARRAAEVLGVAHRENLGLPDAGITNTPETRRALALRIRALRPRVVIAPAPRGRHPDHRVAAQLIRDACFVSGLRKLDDGSEPHRPLKVLHAIAYREDHVKPSFVVDISATFETKLAAIKCYGSQFDGTTWAGEVYPNGEPLYDIVRHQAAHYGSLIRCRYGEPFFTYETQRVDDLLALEVSTF, from the coding sequence ATGACGCAAGCCGTGGACGTCCTGGCGATTGCCGCGCACCGCGATGACGTGGAGTTGACCTGCGGGGGCACGCTGGCGCTGCACGCCGGTCGCGGTGTGCGCACGGGCATCATCGACCTCACGGCCGGCGAGATGGGTACGCGTGGCTCCGCCGCATTGCGCGGTGAGGAAGCGAGGCGGGCGGCAGAGGTGCTTGGCGTGGCGCATCGAGAGAACCTCGGGCTGCCCGACGCCGGGATCACCAACACGCCGGAGACGCGGCGGGCGCTGGCGCTGCGCATCCGCGCGCTTCGGCCTCGCGTGGTGATCGCGCCGGCGCCGCGCGGACGGCATCCTGACCATCGCGTGGCGGCGCAGTTGATCCGCGACGCCTGCTTCGTGTCCGGGCTCCGCAAGCTCGACGACGGCAGCGAGCCACATCGTCCGCTCAAGGTCCTGCACGCGATCGCCTACCGCGAGGACCACGTGAAGCCGAGCTTCGTGGTGGACATCAGCGCGACCTTCGAAACGAAGCTCGCCGCCATCAAGTGCTACGGCTCGCAATTCGACGGCACCACCTGGGCCGGCGAGGTTTATCCCAACGGCGAGCCGCTGTATGACATCGTGCGGCACCAGGCGGCGCACTACGGCTCGCTGATCCGCTGTCGCTACGGCGAACCCTTCTTCACCTACGAAACGCAGCGCGTGGACGACCTCCTCGCGCTCGAGGTCTCCACGTTTTGA
- a CDS encoding DEAD/DEAH box helicase: MSFAALGIAAPLVRATDDLQWAKPTPIQTDAIPPAREGRDVLACAMTGSGKTAAFLLPTLHRLLAAPKRATRALVLVPTRELAAQVHEEFVALAKHTPLKSAAVFGGVGMNPQEQAFRQRVDLIVATPGRLLDHLAQPGRYVDFSALEILVLDEADRMLDMGFLPAIKQVLRQLPAKRQTLFFSATLPAPIVELSRQMLQDPARLNVERVAKPAVGIEQALWPVSEALKADLFLAMLREDIVGNVICFTRTKHRANRLAEILAKAGVPSARIHGNRSQSQRTEALAGFKSGKLRVLVATDIVARGIDVEALEHVVNFDVPHLPEDYIHRVGRTARAEATGEAFTLVSPEEEQDLRAIERAIGKKLPRRTLPGFDYAHRPVERFEVPLAERIAAIRARKAEERARAKAKLERKAAMAQTEGARRSAGGDRARPTDGAQRSAGGERSGAGASSGGRRRRRRR, translated from the coding sequence ATGTCCTTTGCAGCACTCGGTATCGCGGCGCCTCTCGTGCGCGCGACCGACGATCTCCAGTGGGCCAAGCCCACCCCCATCCAGACTGACGCCATCCCCCCTGCCCGCGAGGGCCGGGACGTCCTCGCCTGTGCGATGACCGGCAGCGGCAAGACGGCGGCGTTCCTGCTCCCCACCCTGCACCGGCTGCTCGCCGCCCCGAAGCGCGCCACGCGCGCGCTGGTGCTCGTCCCCACCCGTGAGCTGGCCGCGCAGGTCCACGAGGAGTTCGTGGCCCTGGCCAAGCACACGCCGCTCAAGAGTGCGGCCGTGTTCGGCGGCGTTGGCATGAACCCGCAGGAGCAGGCCTTCCGCCAGCGCGTGGACCTCATCGTCGCCACGCCGGGCCGCCTGCTCGACCACCTCGCCCAGCCCGGCCGCTACGTCGACTTCTCGGCGCTCGAGATCCTTGTGCTCGACGAGGCCGACCGCATGCTCGACATGGGCTTCCTGCCGGCCATCAAGCAGGTGCTGCGGCAGCTGCCCGCCAAGCGGCAAACGCTCTTCTTCAGCGCCACGCTGCCGGCGCCGATCGTGGAGCTCTCACGGCAGATGCTGCAGGACCCCGCGCGCTTGAACGTGGAGCGCGTGGCCAAGCCGGCCGTGGGCATTGAGCAGGCGCTGTGGCCGGTCTCCGAGGCGCTCAAGGCCGATCTCTTCCTCGCGATGCTGCGCGAGGACATCGTCGGCAACGTCATCTGCTTCACGCGCACCAAGCACCGCGCGAACCGTCTGGCCGAGATCCTCGCCAAGGCCGGCGTGCCGAGCGCACGCATCCACGGCAACCGTAGCCAGTCCCAGCGCACCGAGGCCCTCGCCGGCTTCAAGTCCGGCAAGCTGCGCGTGCTGGTCGCCACGGACATCGTGGCCCGCGGCATCGACGTCGAGGCGCTGGAGCACGTGGTGAACTTCGACGTGCCGCACCTGCCCGAGGACTACATCCACCGCGTGGGCCGCACGGCGCGCGCCGAGGCGACGGGCGAGGCCTTCACGCTGGTGTCGCCGGAGGAAGAGCAGGATCTCCGGGCCATCGAGCGGGCCATCGGCAAGAAGCTGCCGCGGCGCACGTTGCCGGGCTTCGACTACGCGCACCGTCCGGTCGAACGCTTTGAGGTGCCGTTGGCCGAGCGCATCGCGGCCATCCGCGCGCGGAAGGCGGAGGAGCGGGCGCGCGCCAAGGCCAAGTTGGAGCGGAAGGCGGCGATGGCGCAGACCGAGGGCGCGAGACGCTCTGCCGGTGGCGACCGCGCCCGCCCCACCGACGGCGCCCAGCGGTCCGCCGGCGGCGAGCGCAGCGGAGCAGGCGCCAGTTCCGGCGGACGGCGACGCCGGCGGCGGCGCTAG
- a CDS encoding ABC transporter permease, translated as MRVLRVLDQYRENLAIAMDTLRVSKLRSALTILGVVIGVATVMTMASLVEGLKSQIIRTVEIAGPTTFYVMKAYSSTPINPDNPPAWVRIRPDLEEEEAELIKRLPEIAYAGIWGQTISRLSYRGERTQPTAIFGADDGFTLIQGGELSEGRWFTRAELSSGAAVAVIDDALARRLFGRESILGKTIQVGGRPAEVIGLYVPPENIFAPPGSETGAVIPFRMLDAGYRIDRTNALWIPVRPRDGVTVEDAEEAVTIALRELRRLRPAQRNSFDLVSSDQILDVFNQLTGVFFVVMLVLASVALLVGGIGVMAIMMVSVTDRTREIGVRKALGATRGDILVQFLIEASTLTGIGGAIGIVAGLGAGQLVTRLLGISASPPLGLTAVAVVVSVLIGVIFGVLPAQRAARLDPIEALRYE; from the coding sequence GTGCGCGTCCTCCGCGTCCTCGACCAATATCGCGAGAATCTCGCGATTGCGATGGACACGCTGCGGGTGTCCAAGCTGCGCAGCGCGCTCACGATCCTGGGCGTGGTGATCGGCGTGGCGACCGTGATGACGATGGCCTCGTTGGTGGAAGGCCTGAAGTCGCAGATCATCCGTACGGTGGAGATCGCCGGCCCGACGACCTTCTACGTGATGAAGGCGTACTCGAGTACGCCCATCAACCCGGACAACCCGCCCGCCTGGGTGCGGATCCGGCCCGACCTCGAGGAGGAGGAGGCCGAGTTGATCAAGCGACTGCCCGAGATCGCCTATGCCGGGATCTGGGGGCAGACCATCTCGCGACTGTCGTATCGCGGCGAACGGACGCAACCGACGGCGATCTTCGGGGCCGATGACGGATTCACGCTGATCCAAGGCGGCGAACTGAGCGAGGGGCGCTGGTTCACGCGCGCGGAGCTCTCGAGTGGCGCGGCGGTCGCGGTGATTGATGACGCGCTGGCGCGCCGCCTGTTCGGCCGCGAGTCCATCCTCGGCAAGACCATCCAAGTCGGCGGCCGGCCAGCGGAAGTGATTGGGCTCTACGTGCCGCCGGAGAACATCTTCGCGCCACCAGGTTCAGAGACGGGCGCCGTCATTCCCTTCCGGATGCTCGACGCTGGCTACCGCATCGACCGCACGAATGCGCTGTGGATTCCCGTGCGGCCGCGCGACGGCGTCACGGTGGAGGACGCAGAGGAGGCCGTGACGATCGCACTGCGCGAGTTGCGGCGCTTGCGGCCGGCGCAGCGCAACAGCTTCGACCTCGTGAGCTCGGACCAGATCCTGGACGTGTTCAACCAACTCACCGGCGTGTTCTTCGTGGTGATGCTGGTGCTGGCGAGCGTGGCCCTGCTGGTGGGCGGCATCGGCGTGATGGCCATCATGATGGTGTCCGTCACGGACCGCACCCGGGAGATCGGCGTGCGCAAGGCGCTCGGCGCGACGCGCGGCGACATCCTCGTGCAGTTCCTCATCGAGGCGTCCACGCTGACCGGAATCGGCGGGGCGATCGGCATCGTGGCCGGGCTCGGCGCCGGCCAGCTGGTGACGCGCCTGCTTGGCATCAGCGCGTCGCCGCCGCTGGGCTTGACCGCCGTGGCCGTGGTGGTCTCGGTGCTGATCGGCGTCATCTTCGGCGTGCTGCCGGCGCAGCGCGCGGCGCGGCTCGACCCGATCGAGGCGCTGCGCTACGAGTAG
- a CDS encoding prolyl oligopeptidase family serine peptidase: MTSSILRPLAIVALAAALPLTATAQAYDPADPWATLRAESFVRPPASVERMVTTPRTDISFDALSSTGAWALRLTGPGRGSIAQYGRPHLYLGGLQVDPNANRARSLTNARFTGIELADPRTGQTRRIETPSGMRVSDATWSPDGNRIAYLAHTNDATHLYIADVASGRSTRLTRTAMLATLVTEPRFTPDGRSLIVVLVPAGRGAAPSHGPNGIEDGPQVRLTEGVAKPQRVHASLLEDLHDKALYKYHTTGQLALVDARSGATRNIGSPAMIRSADASPDGRYLRVTTVVEPFSYIVPHTQFGTVTQLWDTNGRVVATLDERALREGEVEDGPRNPAPDISRRSFAWHPDGGLTYLQTVVGDNNRASAVRWMHWRAPFAAGDTTLLFSGSARFSSVAWGTDKGTFFVNDSGQVSAVRVADVSKKYPLGRGVTLPGGGFGGFGGGGFGGNAQADTVGTGGALQIARGVDGSVMVRMSRDAAAVFVTGTRRYGDEWHRRAPRPFLDRVEIADAKRSRLLDSPASTYEDLVTALDADYQQLVVTRQSATTIEDAWYRDLAAGTERKLTNAVDVGPEVTGAIRKRFQVTRPRDGIKVWVDVVLPRSWRPGAPVPGIIWFYPREYATEQAYARSKWSVNINEFPAVPQLRPASSTELWVAHGYALITPDVPIFGDSGRMNDNFTRDLPENLDAVLDAVVDSGFVTRDQMGIGGHSYGAFGTANAMTLVPYFKAGIAGDGMYNRSLTPFGFQSERRSFYEAQDVYFDMSPFLRAERLAGALLLYHATEDQNVGTAPLASVRMMQALQGLGKTAALYMYHYEDHSVATFESDLDMWARWYAWFDVYVRGMGPKRDVMSR; encoded by the coding sequence ATGACGTCCAGCATCCTTCGCCCGCTTGCCATCGTCGCGCTTGCTGCCGCGCTGCCACTTACCGCCACGGCCCAGGCCTACGATCCCGCAGACCCTTGGGCCACACTGCGCGCCGAGAGCTTCGTGCGGCCGCCGGCGTCGGTGGAGCGTATGGTCACTACGCCGCGCACCGACATTTCGTTTGATGCGCTGAGTTCAACCGGCGCCTGGGCCCTGCGGTTGACCGGCCCGGGCCGCGGGAGCATCGCGCAGTATGGCCGTCCGCATCTCTACCTCGGCGGCCTGCAGGTGGACCCCAATGCCAACCGGGCGCGGAGCCTCACCAACGCACGGTTCACTGGCATCGAGCTGGCCGATCCGCGCACGGGGCAGACGCGACGCATCGAGACGCCGAGCGGCATGCGCGTCAGCGACGCGACCTGGTCGCCGGATGGCAATCGCATTGCCTACCTCGCACACACGAACGACGCGACGCATCTCTACATCGCCGACGTCGCCAGCGGCCGCTCGACGCGGCTGACCCGCACGGCGATGCTGGCCACACTGGTGACCGAGCCGCGCTTCACGCCCGACGGCCGCTCGCTGATCGTGGTGCTGGTCCCCGCCGGTCGCGGCGCGGCGCCCTCGCACGGACCGAACGGCATCGAGGACGGACCACAGGTGCGGCTGACGGAAGGCGTCGCCAAGCCGCAGCGCGTGCACGCCTCGCTGCTCGAGGACCTGCACGACAAGGCGCTCTACAAGTACCACACCACAGGCCAGCTGGCGCTGGTCGATGCCCGCAGCGGCGCCACCCGCAACATCGGCTCGCCAGCGATGATCCGCAGTGCCGACGCCTCACCCGATGGCCGCTACCTGCGCGTCACGACGGTGGTGGAGCCGTTCAGCTACATCGTTCCGCACACGCAGTTCGGCACTGTGACCCAGCTCTGGGACACGAACGGCCGCGTGGTCGCGACGCTCGACGAACGGGCCCTGCGTGAGGGCGAGGTCGAGGACGGCCCGCGAAATCCGGCGCCGGACATTTCGCGGCGGAGCTTTGCCTGGCACCCGGATGGCGGCCTGACCTACCTGCAGACGGTCGTCGGCGACAACAACCGGGCCAGCGCCGTGCGCTGGATGCACTGGCGCGCGCCATTCGCCGCAGGTGATACCACGCTGCTGTTCAGTGGAAGCGCGCGCTTCTCCAGCGTGGCCTGGGGCACGGACAAGGGCACGTTCTTCGTGAACGACAGCGGGCAGGTCTCAGCCGTGCGCGTGGCCGACGTCTCGAAGAAGTATCCGCTCGGCCGCGGCGTCACGCTGCCAGGTGGTGGCTTCGGCGGATTTGGCGGCGGCGGCTTCGGCGGCAATGCACAGGCCGACACGGTCGGCACGGGCGGCGCGCTGCAGATCGCCCGCGGCGTGGACGGCAGCGTGATGGTGCGGATGAGCCGCGATGCCGCTGCGGTGTTCGTGACCGGCACCCGCCGCTACGGCGATGAGTGGCATCGCCGCGCGCCGCGTCCGTTCCTCGATCGCGTGGAGATTGCCGACGCGAAGCGCTCGCGGCTTCTGGACTCGCCGGCCTCGACCTATGAAGACCTCGTGACGGCGCTCGACGCGGACTACCAGCAGCTGGTGGTGACCCGTCAGTCCGCCACGACGATCGAGGACGCCTGGTACCGCGACCTCGCGGCGGGCACGGAGCGTAAGCTCACGAACGCCGTGGACGTGGGCCCCGAGGTGACGGGTGCGATCCGCAAGCGCTTCCAGGTCACGCGTCCGCGCGACGGCATCAAGGTCTGGGTGGACGTGGTCCTTCCGCGCAGCTGGCGGCCCGGCGCGCCGGTGCCTGGCATCATCTGGTTCTATCCGCGTGAGTATGCCACCGAGCAGGCCTACGCGCGCTCCAAGTGGAGCGTGAACATCAACGAGTTCCCCGCCGTGCCACAGTTGCGACCGGCGAGCAGCACGGAGCTGTGGGTGGCCCACGGCTATGCGCTGATCACGCCCGACGTCCCGATCTTCGGCGACAGCGGCCGCATGAACGACAACTTCACGCGCGACCTGCCGGAGAACCTCGACGCCGTGCTCGACGCCGTGGTGGACTCGGGCTTCGTCACGCGCGACCAGATGGGCATCGGCGGACACAGCTACGGCGCCTTCGGCACAGCCAACGCGATGACGCTGGTACCGTACTTCAAGGCCGGCATCGCGGGGGACGGCATGTACAACCGTTCGCTGACGCCCTTCGGCTTCCAGAGCGAGCGCCGCAGCTTCTACGAGGCGCAGGATGTCTACTTCGACATGTCGCCGTTCCTGCGTGCGGAGCGGCTCGCCGGCGCGTTGCTGCTCTATCACGCCACGGAGGACCAGAACGTCGGCACGGCGCCACTGGCCTCGGTGCGGATGATGCAGGCGTTGCAGGGGTTGGGGAAGACGGCCGCACTGTACATGTACCACTACGAGGACCACAGCGTGGCGACCTTCGAGAGCGATCTCGATATGTGGGCGCGCTGGTATGCGTGGTTTGATGTGTATGTGCGGGGGATGGGGCCCAAGCGAGATGTGATGTCGCGGTAG
- a CDS encoding ABC transporter permease → MRPLDVLGIAFAQIVGNKLRSFFTLLGIIVSVAFLIAVVAIIQGMNAYVKDNIAGAVVGANAFQVRRTPIQIGPFNDDQWAKVQRRPRISTRDVDAVRAAIPDAEAISMQSGWPTPSTDVIWRGRTIGSVLVFGITPEYQVVQDYRIARGRALSAVDVSARMPVVVLGSEVAEKLFESVDPIGQEIRVAGERFTVIGVNEAKGRVLGQSFDAFALIPISRFEMRYGRRLTTTISVKMREAEDVAPAMARAEEAMRLSHGLRPLEENDFSVETADALVDFWRNLTKVLFAVIPAVVAIGIVVGGIVIMNIMLMAVNERTREIGIRKAMGARSRDIERQFLAETIALSALGGLMGVFSGWAFAFLVSLVSPLPARITWWSVAVALALGAGIGVVFGVYPARRAARLDPVTAMRAE, encoded by the coding sequence GTGCGCCCCCTCGACGTCCTCGGCATCGCGTTCGCACAGATCGTCGGCAACAAGCTGCGCAGCTTCTTCACGCTGCTCGGCATCATCGTCTCGGTTGCCTTCCTGATTGCCGTCGTGGCGATCATCCAAGGGATGAACGCCTACGTGAAGGACAACATCGCGGGCGCGGTAGTGGGCGCCAACGCGTTCCAGGTGCGGCGCACCCCGATCCAGATCGGGCCATTCAACGACGACCAGTGGGCCAAGGTCCAGCGCCGGCCGCGCATCAGCACGCGCGACGTCGACGCCGTGCGCGCGGCCATCCCCGACGCCGAGGCCATCTCGATGCAGTCGGGCTGGCCGACGCCGAGCACCGATGTGATCTGGCGCGGACGGACGATCGGCAGCGTGCTGGTCTTTGGCATCACGCCGGAGTACCAGGTCGTGCAGGACTATCGCATTGCCCGCGGCCGGGCGCTCTCGGCCGTGGATGTGTCCGCTCGGATGCCCGTGGTCGTGCTCGGCAGCGAGGTGGCGGAGAAGCTCTTCGAGTCGGTGGACCCGATCGGCCAGGAGATCCGCGTGGCCGGCGAGCGCTTCACGGTGATCGGCGTCAACGAGGCCAAGGGCCGCGTGCTGGGCCAGTCGTTCGATGCCTTCGCGCTGATCCCCATCTCGCGCTTCGAGATGCGCTACGGCCGTCGGCTCACGACGACGATCTCGGTGAAGATGCGCGAGGCCGAGGACGTCGCACCGGCGATGGCGCGCGCCGAAGAGGCGATGCGGCTGTCACACGGGCTGCGCCCGCTCGAGGAGAATGACTTCTCGGTGGAGACCGCGGACGCCCTGGTGGATTTCTGGCGCAACCTGACCAAGGTGCTGTTCGCCGTCATCCCGGCGGTCGTCGCCATCGGCATCGTCGTCGGCGGCATCGTGATCATGAACATCATGCTGATGGCCGTGAACGAGCGCACGCGCGAGATCGGCATCCGCAAGGCGATGGGCGCGCGCTCGCGGGACATCGAGCGGCAGTTCCTCGCCGAGACGATTGCCTTGAGCGCGTTGGGTGGCCTGATGGGCGTGTTCTCGGGCTGGGCCTTCGCGTTCCTGGTATCGCTGGTCAGTCCCCTGCCCGCGCGCATCACCTGGTGGTCGGTGGCGGTGGCCTTGGCGCTGGGGGCCGGCATCGGCGTGGTCTTCGGGGTGTATCCCGCGCGCCGTGCCGCGCGCCTGGATCCGGTCACGGCGATGCGGGCGGAGTGA
- a CDS encoding cyclase family protein — MDADSLRDISVAFDADTPAWPGDTPFSCGWAWAMADGASVNVSRWETSPHVGTHADAPLHVMADGSGADALPLEPFVGRARVVDVSALDSGITLDALERAGWRRGEARLLLRTGRSTAVGVFPDRWPALEAGVAATLVAEGLRLLAVDCPSVDDRESKTLAVHHAMFGGGAFVLENLDLRGVDEGACELYAFPLKVGACDAAPVRAFIRAVG, encoded by the coding sequence ATGGACGCGGATAGCCTCCGCGACATCTCGGTGGCGTTCGACGCCGACACGCCGGCCTGGCCGGGCGACACGCCGTTCAGCTGCGGCTGGGCCTGGGCAATGGCGGACGGCGCCAGCGTGAACGTCTCGCGTTGGGAGACCAGCCCGCACGTGGGCACGCACGCCGACGCGCCATTGCACGTGATGGCGGACGGCAGCGGCGCCGACGCGCTGCCACTGGAGCCCTTCGTTGGGCGCGCGCGCGTGGTGGACGTCTCGGCCCTCGACAGCGGCATCACGCTCGATGCTCTGGAGCGCGCCGGCTGGCGCCGCGGCGAGGCGCGGCTACTGCTCCGGACGGGACGAAGCACGGCGGTGGGCGTGTTTCCTGACCGATGGCCGGCGTTGGAGGCCGGCGTTGCCGCGACTTTGGTGGCCGAGGGGCTGCGGCTGCTGGCCGTGGACTGCCCCAGCGTGGACGATCGTGAGAGCAAGACGCTCGCCGTGCACCACGCGATGTTTGGCGGCGGGGCCTTCGTGCTCGAGAATCTCGACCTCCGCGGCGTGGACGAAGGCGCCTGTGAGCTCTACGCGTTCCCGCTCAAGGTCGGCGCCTGCGACGCAGCGCCGGTGCGCGCCTTCATCCGCGCGGTGGGCTGA
- a CDS encoding GNAT family N-acetyltransferase, whose translation MSPRKASVAPTQAPRAPSAAAAPPSVPATLRTARLLLRPFQPDDAAAVERGLAAREVAEQTLTIPHPYPPGSAATWIGRHAEWYAAGKQAIWAIVHADMLVGAIGLNIVAAHRRAEAGYWIAKDAWGQGIATEALQAVLAHGFDGLGLHRIEAMHYVENPASGRVMQKAGMQREGRLRDVVHRDGVPRTNDLYAMLASDPRP comes from the coding sequence ATGTCGCCACGCAAAGCCTCTGTCGCTCCAACGCAGGCACCGCGAGCGCCCTCGGCCGCCGCTGCCCCGCCCTCGGTGCCCGCGACGTTGCGCACGGCGCGATTGCTGCTGCGCCCGTTCCAGCCGGACGACGCCGCCGCCGTCGAGCGCGGGCTCGCCGCGCGCGAGGTCGCCGAGCAGACGCTGACCATCCCGCATCCGTATCCGCCGGGCAGCGCCGCGACTTGGATCGGGAGGCACGCGGAGTGGTACGCAGCCGGCAAGCAAGCCATCTGGGCCATCGTGCATGCCGACATGCTGGTCGGCGCCATCGGCCTCAACATCGTGGCCGCCCACCGACGCGCCGAGGCTGGCTACTGGATCGCCAAGGACGCCTGGGGCCAAGGCATCGCTACCGAAGCCCTGCAGGCCGTGCTCGCCCACGGCTTCGATGGGCTGGGCCTGCATCGCATCGAGGCGATGCACTACGTCGAGAACCCAGCCTCCGGCCGCGTGATGCAGAAGGCTGGGATGCAGCGCGAGGGACGCCTGCGCGACGTGGTGCATCGCGACGGCGTCCCTCGGACCAACGATCTTTACGCGATGCTGGCCAGCGACCCGCGACCGTAG